From Clavelina lepadiformis chromosome 9, kaClaLepa1.1, whole genome shotgun sequence, the proteins below share one genomic window:
- the LOC143471104 gene encoding nucleoporin Nup43-like codes for MAECLTYVSQKIHKIRWKPTSTTIQKSETFATGSYEDLANSITIWGVGHMTGVVNQDKFEVADLENSQPRRQCCCKIPGDVNGMEFANSEIIVAGLSSGAIYLVRLESQSQELNVQFNWENLHPYGGSTDIAANLPEIVSVGEDGSIHVMRIDSKRPLRTFAHSDSCPITQVQYLNTHELCTTNTVGQLRIWDVRSPTDASTRVMSSSETLVALRCVDQHPTQSYILASGGSDGCVTLFDIRKECSPLTKLQIHDEDIWELRFHRTSPSYIFSCSEDGSVRRLNSSFEMKALSLGGSNIDVSELVPKCGSSMNSLDVSGTRMLCATDAESVYVIDDVI; via the exons ATGGCTGAATGTCTGACGTATGTGTCTCAAAAAATCCACAAAATTCGATGGAAACCAACAAGCACCACAATTCAGAAGTCGGAAACATTTGCCACAGGCAGCTATGAAGACTTG GCCAATTCGATTACCATTTGGGGAGTTGGTCACATGACCGGTGTGGTCAACCAGGACAAGTTTGAAGTTGCTGATCTTGAAAATAGTCAGCCTCGTAGGCAGTGCTGCTGTAAAATACCAG GTGATGTCAATGGCATGGAGTTTGCTAATTCTGAAATAATTGTTGCTGGCTTAAGTTCAGGAGCAATCTACCTTGTAAGACTAGAATCTCAGTCACAG GAGTTAAACGTCCAATTTAACTGGGAAAATCTTCACCCCTATGGTGGCTCGACAGACATCGCAGCCAACCTCCCAGAAATTGTTTCTGTTGGTGAAGATGGTTCAATTCACGTAATGAGAATTGACAGCAAACGACCCCTTAGAACTTTTG CACACAGTGACAGCTGCCCTATTACACAAGTACAATATCTCAATACCCACGAACTATGCACAACAAACACGGTGGGTCAGTTAAGAATATGGGACGTGCGTTCACCCACTGATGCCTCGACAAGGGTTATGTCATCCAGCGAAACCCTTGTCGCCTTAAGATGTGTAGATCAACATCCAACACAAAGCTACATACTTGCGAGTGGTGGCAGTGATGGTTGTGTGACACTTTTCGATATTCGTAAAGAGTGCTCTCCTCTCACTAAACTTCAAATCCACGACGAAGACA TTTGGGAGCTTCGTTTCCACAGGACGTCTCCATCATATATATTTTCATGCTCCGAAGACGGCAGCGTTCGACGATTGAACAGCTCATTTGAAATGAAAGCCTTGTCACTTGGCGGCTCGAACATTGACGTCTCTGAACTTGTGCCAAAATGCGGCTCTTCCATGAACTCTTTAGATGTCAGTGGTACGCGAATGCTGTGTGCTACAGACGCTGAATCAGTTTATGTCATTGATGACgttatatga